One genomic region from Sparus aurata chromosome 15, fSpaAur1.1, whole genome shotgun sequence encodes:
- the LOC115596111 gene encoding melanopsin-A-like isoform X2 — translation MLVVRLRNSKLLNAVMSLPVCNSSSSPSSGCELYAFCGALFGICSMITLTVIAIDRYFVITRPLTSIGVLSRKRALFILMAAWTYSLGWSLPPFFGWSAYVPEGLLTSCTWDYMTFTPSVRAYTMLLFIFVFFLPLFIIIYCYVFIFRAIRNTNQAVGKINGSIHSHGSTRDSVKNFHRLQNEWKMAKIALIVILLYVISWSPYSSVALTAFAGYADMLTPYMNSVPAVIAKASAIHNPIIYAITHPKYRLALAKYIPCLGMLLCVRQRDLRSGSSSFVSTRRSTVTSQTSDISSQFRRHSNGKSRLSSASDSESGLTDTEADLSSMGSRPASRQVSCDISRDTAELPDFKPSSSFKSKTSFDTDVSVAGVSERSSVPNDDHVMRGALGRIPSIVITAESSPFLPIGRKGSSRSKTSNNNTRAGSG, via the exons ATGTTGGTGGTCCGACTCAGAAACAGTAAACTGCTGAatgctgtgatgtcacttcctgtctgtaactcatcttcttctccatcttcaGGTTGCGAGTTGTACGCATTCTGCGGCGCTCTCTTCGGGATCTGCTCCATGATCACGCTGACGGTGATTGCCATCGACCGTTACTTCGTCATCACGCGACCGTTAACTTCCATCGGTGTGTTGTCACGGAAACGGGCTCTCTTCATCCTCATGGCAGCCTGGACCTACTCTCTGGGCTGGAGCCTGCCGCCGTTCTTCGGCTGga GCGCCTACGTCCCGGAGGGTCTGCTGACTTCCTGTACGTGGGACTACATGACATTCACGCCGTCGGTGCGAGCGTACACCATGCTGCTCTTcatcttcgtcttcttcttgccgctcttcatcatcatctacTGCTACGTCTTCATCTTCCGCGCCATCCGGAACACCAAcca agccGTGGGGAAGATCAACGGCAGCATCCACAGTCACGGCAGCACTCGTGACTCGGTGAAGAATTTCCACCGGCTGCAGAACGAGTGGAAGATGGCGAAGATCGCTCTGATCGTCATCCTCCTCTACGTCATCTCCTGGTCGCCGTACTCCAGTGTCGCTCTCACCGCCTTCGCAgg GTACGCCGACATGTTGACGCCCTACATGAACTCTGTGCCCGCTGTCATCGCCAAAGCCTCGGCCATCCACAACCCCATCATCTACGCCATCACACACCCCAAatacag ATTAGCGTTAGCCAAGTACATCCCGTGTCTCGGCATGTTGCTGTGTGTCCGGCAGCGCGACCTGCGCtcgggcagcagcagcttcgTGTCGACGCGTCGCTCCACCGTGACGAGCCAGACCTCCGACATCAGCAGCCAGTTCAGACGGCACAGCAACGGCAAGTCCCGCCTCTCCTCCGCCTCCGACAGCGAATCG GGTCTGACAGACACTGAGGCCGACCTGTCCAGCATGGGCTCCAGACCAGCCAGCCGCCAGGTGTCCTGTGACATCAGCAGAGACACCGCCGAGCTGCCCGACTTCAAACCGTCCTCCAGCTTCAAGTCCAAG ACGTCCTTTGACACCGACGTCTCCGTGGCCGGAGTCAGTGAACGCAGCAGCGTCCCCAAC GATGATCACGTGATGAGAGGAGCGCTGGGTCGAATCCCGAGCATCGTCATCACCGCTGAGTCCAGCCCCTTCCTTCCCATCGGACGAAAAGGTTCTTCTCGCTCCAAGACGTCAAACAACAACACGAGGGCCGGGTCCGGATAG
- the LOC115596111 gene encoding melanopsin-A-like isoform X1 — MLVVRLRNSKLLNAVMSLPVCNSSSSPSSGCELYAFCGALFGICSMITLTVIAIDRYFVITRPLTSIGVLSRKRALFILMAAWTYSLGWSLPPFFGWSAYVPEGLLTSCTWDYMTFTPSVRAYTMLLFIFVFFLPLFIIIYCYVFIFRAIRNTNQAVGKINGSIHSHGSTRDSVKNFHRLQNEWKMAKIALIVILLYVISWSPYSSVALTAFAGYADMLTPYMNSVPAVIAKASAIHNPIIYAITHPKYRLALAKYIPCLGMLLCVRQRDLRSGSSSFVSTRRSTVTSQTSDISSQFRRHSNGKSRLSSASDSESGLTDTEADLSSMGSRPASRQVSCDISRDTAELPDFKPSSSFKSKVKSHDSGIFEKTSFDTDVSVAGVSERSSVPNDDHVMRGALGRIPSIVITAESSPFLPIGRKGSSRSKTSNNNTRAGSG, encoded by the exons ATGTTGGTGGTCCGACTCAGAAACAGTAAACTGCTGAatgctgtgatgtcacttcctgtctgtaactcatcttcttctccatcttcaGGTTGCGAGTTGTACGCATTCTGCGGCGCTCTCTTCGGGATCTGCTCCATGATCACGCTGACGGTGATTGCCATCGACCGTTACTTCGTCATCACGCGACCGTTAACTTCCATCGGTGTGTTGTCACGGAAACGGGCTCTCTTCATCCTCATGGCAGCCTGGACCTACTCTCTGGGCTGGAGCCTGCCGCCGTTCTTCGGCTGga GCGCCTACGTCCCGGAGGGTCTGCTGACTTCCTGTACGTGGGACTACATGACATTCACGCCGTCGGTGCGAGCGTACACCATGCTGCTCTTcatcttcgtcttcttcttgccgctcttcatcatcatctacTGCTACGTCTTCATCTTCCGCGCCATCCGGAACACCAAcca agccGTGGGGAAGATCAACGGCAGCATCCACAGTCACGGCAGCACTCGTGACTCGGTGAAGAATTTCCACCGGCTGCAGAACGAGTGGAAGATGGCGAAGATCGCTCTGATCGTCATCCTCCTCTACGTCATCTCCTGGTCGCCGTACTCCAGTGTCGCTCTCACCGCCTTCGCAgg GTACGCCGACATGTTGACGCCCTACATGAACTCTGTGCCCGCTGTCATCGCCAAAGCCTCGGCCATCCACAACCCCATCATCTACGCCATCACACACCCCAAatacag ATTAGCGTTAGCCAAGTACATCCCGTGTCTCGGCATGTTGCTGTGTGTCCGGCAGCGCGACCTGCGCtcgggcagcagcagcttcgTGTCGACGCGTCGCTCCACCGTGACGAGCCAGACCTCCGACATCAGCAGCCAGTTCAGACGGCACAGCAACGGCAAGTCCCGCCTCTCCTCCGCCTCCGACAGCGAATCG GGTCTGACAGACACTGAGGCCGACCTGTCCAGCATGGGCTCCAGACCAGCCAGCCGCCAGGTGTCCTGTGACATCAGCAGAGACACCGCCGAGCTGCCCGACTTCAAACCGTCCTCCAGCTTCAAGTCCAAGGTGAAGAGCCACGACTCTGGAATCTTTGAGAAG ACGTCCTTTGACACCGACGTCTCCGTGGCCGGAGTCAGTGAACGCAGCAGCGTCCCCAAC GATGATCACGTGATGAGAGGAGCGCTGGGTCGAATCCCGAGCATCGTCATCACCGCTGAGTCCAGCCCCTTCCTTCCCATCGGACGAAAAGGTTCTTCTCGCTCCAAGACGTCAAACAACAACACGAGGGCCGGGTCCGGATAG